The Haloplanus salinarum genome includes a region encoding these proteins:
- the psmB gene encoding archaeal proteasome endopeptidase complex subunit beta encodes MRTPTNQDFSRTQERLDGGDRPVFGPEIGEFTDTDQRLAAAEDEDKEMKTGTTTVGLSTEDGVVMATDMRASAGRMVSSKDVQKVEQIHPNAALTIAGSVSAAQSLISSLRSEASLYETRRGKEMSMEALSTLTSNFLRSGAFFIVSPLLGGVDEDGSHVYSLDPLGGLMEEDYAVSGSGSQYALGVLEQEYDEELSVDEAKSVAAHGIQSAVERDLASGNGINVAVVTDEGVEITKHKDFESLL; translated from the coding sequence ATGCGTACTCCGACGAATCAGGACTTTTCACGGACACAGGAGCGTCTCGACGGCGGCGACCGGCCGGTGTTCGGCCCCGAGATCGGCGAGTTCACCGACACCGACCAGCGCCTCGCCGCGGCCGAAGACGAGGACAAGGAGATGAAAACCGGGACCACGACCGTCGGCCTCTCGACCGAGGACGGCGTCGTGATGGCGACCGACATGCGCGCGAGCGCCGGCCGGATGGTCTCCAGCAAGGACGTCCAGAAGGTCGAACAGATCCACCCGAACGCCGCTCTCACCATCGCGGGGTCGGTGTCGGCCGCCCAGTCGCTCATCAGCTCGCTTCGCTCCGAGGCCAGCCTCTACGAGACCCGACGCGGCAAGGAGATGAGCATGGAGGCGCTCTCGACGCTCACGAGTAACTTCCTCCGCTCGGGGGCCTTCTTCATCGTCTCCCCGCTCCTCGGCGGCGTCGACGAGGACGGTTCCCACGTCTACAGCCTCGACCCCCTCGGTGGACTGATGGAAGAGGACTACGCCGTCTCCGGCTCGGGGAGCCAGTACGCTCTCGGTGTCCTCGAACAGGAGTACGACGAGGAACTCTCGGTCGACGAGGCGAAGTCCGTCGCCGCCCACGGCATCCAGAGCGCGGTCGAACGCGACCTGGCCTCCGGCAACGGTATCAACGTCGCCGTCGTCACCGACGAAGGTGTCGAGATCACGAAACACAAGGACTTCGAGTCCCTGCTGTAG
- a CDS encoding CalY family protein produces MSDQRFDLSRRKALAALGTIGVASAGAGLGTSAYFSDQETFENNQLTAGTLDLGVGYSTHYSDWSEDEGDDVAVNMYEGEAGETGTASELTPGYTGLPANDAWLIEVDNPDQFLDNTLQNEVTNDGCADEGVGALTQADGESAIVDLQDVKPGDFGEVTFDLELCTNPGYVWINNPGGVTAAENGITEPEADDPQEDGDADSTDPADVELLDVVQAAVWLDDGDNYQDGGESPLLVDSLRNVLDALDSGNGVRIDGANTSIADSSPTDFTRAGITRFDTGGDGNYDADVELVDDPVDSGKVAHATSGGEATNDYVTTGVSLPEPTLGDLTDDPTNPTTTLTYQYYEGANNGTSAPDELYLLIEEADGTRHVVYHTSNTDDSGGADGWATRNVHREIAGNPDPEDNPNFNWFELTDGGVNTVGNADGTDLSDVYGDDAVVLSMAAGRGTLGGGDTLDVYYRNPAVGGSLVGSFPTACFRGETEFSAAFAWWVPVDHGNEIQSDQAEFDLGFYTEQCRHNDGSGMNNAAVDDDQTDDS; encoded by the coding sequence ATGAGCGACCAACGATTCGACCTCTCCCGTCGGAAGGCACTCGCCGCACTCGGTACCATCGGCGTCGCCTCGGCGGGTGCGGGACTCGGGACGAGCGCGTACTTCAGTGATCAGGAGACCTTCGAGAACAACCAACTGACCGCGGGGACGCTGGATCTGGGTGTGGGCTATTCGACCCACTACTCGGACTGGAGCGAGGACGAGGGCGACGATGTCGCGGTCAACATGTACGAGGGCGAGGCCGGCGAGACCGGCACCGCCTCGGAACTCACGCCCGGCTACACCGGGTTGCCCGCGAACGACGCGTGGCTGATCGAGGTCGACAACCCCGATCAGTTCCTCGACAACACCCTACAGAACGAGGTCACGAACGACGGCTGTGCCGACGAGGGCGTCGGCGCCCTCACCCAGGCCGACGGCGAGAGCGCGATCGTCGACCTGCAGGACGTGAAGCCGGGTGACTTCGGCGAGGTCACCTTCGACCTCGAACTCTGTACGAACCCCGGCTACGTCTGGATCAACAACCCGGGCGGCGTCACCGCCGCCGAGAACGGTATCACGGAGCCGGAGGCCGACGATCCACAGGAGGACGGCGACGCGGACTCCACCGATCCGGCCGACGTGGAACTGCTGGACGTCGTCCAGGCGGCCGTGTGGCTCGACGACGGCGACAACTACCAGGACGGCGGCGAGAGTCCGCTGCTGGTCGACAGCCTCCGGAACGTCCTCGACGCACTCGACAGCGGGAACGGCGTCCGGATCGACGGCGCGAACACGAGCATCGCGGACTCCTCACCGACCGACTTCACCCGTGCGGGAATCACGCGCTTCGACACCGGCGGCGACGGCAACTACGACGCCGACGTGGAACTCGTCGACGACCCCGTCGACAGCGGAAAGGTCGCCCACGCCACCTCCGGCGGCGAGGCGACGAACGACTACGTGACGACTGGCGTGTCGCTCCCCGAACCGACACTCGGCGATCTGACGGACGATCCCACGAATCCGACGACGACGCTAACCTACCAGTACTACGAAGGCGCGAACAACGGTACGTCGGCGCCGGACGAGCTGTACCTCCTCATCGAGGAGGCCGACGGGACCCGACACGTCGTCTACCACACGTCGAACACCGACGACAGCGGCGGCGCGGACGGCTGGGCCACCCGGAACGTCCACCGGGAGATCGCCGGGAACCCCGATCCCGAGGACAATCCGAACTTCAACTGGTTCGAGCTCACGGACGGTGGAGTCAACACCGTTGGCAACGCCGACGGGACCGACCTCAGTGACGTCTACGGCGACGACGCCGTCGTTCTCTCGATGGCCGCCGGTCGCGGGACCCTCGGCGGTGGCGACACGCTCGACGTCTACTACCGCAATCCCGCGGTCGGCGGATCGCTGGTCGGCTCCTTCCCCACCGCCTGTTTCCGCGGCGAGACCGAGTTCAGCGCCGCCTTCGCGTGGTGGGTCCCGGTCGACCACGGCAACGAGATCCAGTCCGACCAGGCCGAGTTCGACCTCGGCTTCTACACCGAGCAGTGCCGCCACAACGACGGCAGCGGCATGAACAACGCGGCAGTGGACGACGACCAGACCGACGACAGCTAG
- a CDS encoding isocitrate/isopropylmalate dehydrogenase family protein has translation MSETVAVIPGDGIGHEVVPAALEVLDSVADVEFVHVEAGDAVAERTGDPLPAETLEAVTDADATLFGATGETSADVILPLRDAVDSFVNVRPARTYPGVDAVQPETDLVILRENTEGVYAGIENRLSADVSTLTRLVTQSASRRFAEFACEYVESNGLDGFTIAHKNNVMRVTDGLFVDTVREVAAERGVDADDAYMDAMATHLAMDPGQYDVIVCPNLAGDMLSDLAAGLVGGLGLLPSANVGAERGIFEPVHGCAPDIAGEGIANPTATILSAAMLLEFLGADAAARDVRTAVESTLADGPRTPDLGGTATTDEVAAAVVDRLPEG, from the coding sequence ATGAGCGAGACCGTCGCGGTGATCCCGGGCGACGGCATCGGTCACGAGGTCGTCCCTGCGGCCCTGGAGGTGCTCGATTCCGTCGCCGACGTCGAGTTCGTCCACGTGGAGGCCGGGGACGCCGTCGCCGAGCGGACGGGTGACCCGCTACCCGCGGAGACCCTGGAGGCGGTCACGGACGCCGACGCGACGCTGTTCGGCGCGACCGGCGAGACGTCGGCGGACGTGATCCTCCCGTTGCGGGACGCCGTCGACTCCTTCGTCAACGTGCGCCCGGCGCGGACCTACCCCGGCGTCGACGCCGTGCAACCCGAGACGGATCTGGTGATCCTCCGGGAGAACACCGAGGGGGTCTACGCGGGCATCGAGAACCGTCTCTCGGCGGACGTCTCGACCCTGACGCGGCTGGTGACCCAGTCCGCATCCCGGCGGTTCGCCGAGTTCGCCTGTGAGTACGTCGAGTCGAACGGGCTGGACGGCTTCACGATCGCTCACAAGAACAACGTGATGCGCGTCACCGACGGCCTCTTCGTCGACACCGTACGCGAGGTGGCCGCCGAACGCGGCGTCGACGCCGACGACGCGTACATGGACGCGATGGCGACACACCTCGCGATGGATCCCGGGCAGTACGACGTGATCGTCTGTCCGAACCTGGCGGGGGACATGCTCTCGGATCTGGCCGCCGGCCTCGTCGGCGGCCTCGGCCTGTTGCCCAGCGCGAACGTCGGGGCCGAGCGGGGTATCTTCGAACCCGTTCACGGCTGTGCGCCCGACATCGCGGGTGAGGGAATCGCCAACCCGACGGCGACCATCCTCTCGGCCGCGATGCTCCTCGAGTTCCTCGGGGCCGACGCGGCGGCCCGTGACGTGCGGACGGCCGTCGAGTCGACGCTCGCCGACGGGCCGCGGACGCCGGACCTCGGCGGGACGGCGACCACCGACGAGGTGGCCGCGGCGGTCGTCGACCGGCTCCCCGAAGGTTAA
- a CDS encoding DUF5799 family protein, which translates to MSNWTDRIVSDRMAVDRKFSDRVRASEFSNQEWGLIMTAVEFEIEHPDDPERARIVPDTENLPQMMPELEKVGQGAGPAGGTPQGDSGTGVLDAVRGALGLGDDDEEERLDAAERLVGEYAAELQARLEDHGKWTEVREAYSDGTA; encoded by the coding sequence ATGTCGAACTGGACCGATAGGATCGTCAGCGACCGGATGGCGGTCGACCGGAAGTTCAGCGATCGGGTCCGTGCCTCGGAGTTCTCGAACCAGGAGTGGGGGTTGATCATGACCGCCGTCGAGTTCGAAATCGAGCATCCGGACGATCCGGAGCGGGCACGGATCGTCCCCGACACGGAGAACCTCCCGCAGATGATGCCGGAGTTGGAGAAGGTCGGACAGGGTGCGGGTCCCGCCGGCGGCACACCACAGGGGGACAGCGGCACCGGCGTCCTCGACGCCGTCCGCGGCGCGCTCGGCCTCGGCGACGACGACGAGGAGGAACGGCTCGACGCCGCCGAGCGACTCGTCGGGGAGTACGCCGCCGAACTCCAAGCGCGGCTCGAAGACCACGGCAAGTGGACGGAGGTCCGCGAGGCGTACAGCGACGGAACGGCTTAG
- a CDS encoding DNA topoisomerase IV subunit A, producing the protein MSSQDERARRQLIDLAAEFYDQFDREEVPEMTLPTRTKSNIEYDEDSGVWVYGDRTSTRSANSVRGARKLLKATYTIDFLARQLEEGRSSTLRELYYLSESWDSDEAAFSDQDESNQLIEDLEIVSDVTREDFHMRPEESGATLMGPLELREQTRRGEREIHCQKDVGEGGYQIPNNPDTIDFLDHDIEFILCVETGGMRDRLVENGFDTDHDALIVHLKGQPARATRRITKRLHDELDLPVVVFTDGDPWSYRIYGSVAYGSIKSAHLSEYLATPEAEFVGIQPEDIVEYDLPTDPLADSDVNALESELDDPRFTTDYWREQIELQLDIGKKAEQQALASRGLDFVTDEYLPDRLDQMGIL; encoded by the coding sequence ATGAGTTCTCAGGACGAACGCGCACGACGGCAGTTGATCGACCTCGCGGCGGAGTTCTACGACCAGTTCGACCGGGAGGAGGTGCCCGAGATGACCCTCCCGACGCGGACCAAGAGCAACATCGAATACGACGAGGACAGCGGGGTGTGGGTCTACGGCGACCGCACCTCGACGCGCTCGGCCAACTCGGTGCGGGGGGCCCGGAAGCTCCTGAAGGCCACCTACACCATCGACTTCCTCGCCCGTCAACTGGAGGAGGGCCGTTCCTCGACACTGCGTGAACTCTACTACCTCTCGGAGTCGTGGGACTCCGACGAGGCCGCCTTCTCCGATCAGGACGAGTCCAACCAGTTGATCGAGGACCTCGAAATCGTCTCCGACGTCACCCGCGAGGACTTCCACATGCGCCCCGAGGAGTCGGGTGCGACGCTGATGGGACCGCTGGAGTTGCGCGAGCAGACCCGTCGCGGCGAGCGCGAGATCCACTGTCAGAAGGACGTCGGCGAGGGCGGGTATCAGATCCCCAACAACCCCGACACCATCGACTTCCTGGATCACGACATCGAGTTCATCCTCTGTGTCGAGACCGGCGGCATGCGCGACCGCCTCGTCGAGAACGGCTTCGACACCGATCACGACGCCCTGATCGTCCACCTGAAGGGACAGCCGGCGCGGGCGACCCGGCGGATTACCAAGCGGCTCCACGACGAACTGGACTTGCCAGTGGTGGTCTTCACCGACGGCGACCCCTGGTCGTACCGCATCTACGGCTCCGTCGCCTACGGCTCCATCAAGAGCGCCCACCTCTCGGAGTACCTCGCGACGCCCGAGGCGGAGTTCGTCGGCATCCAACCCGAGGACATCGTCGAGTACGACCTGCCGACCGATCCCCTCGCCGACTCCGACGTGAACGCCCTGGAGTCGGAACTCGACGACCCACGGTTTACCACCGACTACTGGAGGGAACAGATCGAACTGCAACTCGACATCGGGAAGAAGGCCGAACAGCAGGCGCTCGCCTCGCGCGGGCTCGATTTCGTCACCGACGAGTACCTGCCCGACCGACTGGATCAGATGGGAATCTTATAG
- a CDS encoding DNA topoisomerase VI subunit B, whose product MTSFQSTLGEEGGIAEELAENQRAISIAEFFEKNKHMLGFDSGARGLVTAVKEAVDNALDATEEAGIAPDIYVEITEVDDYYRLVVEDNGPGITKEQIPRVFGKLLYGSRFHAREQSRGQQGIGISAAVLYSQLTSGKPAKITSRTKGSADAQYFELVIDTDDNEPEIRNERTTSWDRPHGTRIELEMEANMRARSQLHDYIKHTAVVNPHARVELREPGLDEPLKFERGTDQLPAETEEIRPHPHGVELGTLLKMLDATESYSVSGFLQGEFTRVGGKTSTKVCDRFRDRHFGREMAWATPNPHDEADIEDALIDAVANKSADATDWFATRVAETVGDRERIAHHDLVEIVGNLADATEAEFDETFGETVRENAVGAAWAECTRTDLLTATLYERIDDATSTRKDDAAIQGLAERLADKFAGADDPRHRATRDELAAYVDRSADRVEEATGATFGDTARENVVEACWSVMSTVPDDLPKVKTIADDRDTASELLEAMRETDILAPPTGCLSPITAELVEAGLRKEFDADFYAAATRDAEVHGGDPFIVEAGIAYGGDLESDGSADVMRFANRVPLVYQRGACAVTDVVKGIGWRNYGLDQPGGRGLPSGPAVVMVHVASTNVPFTSESKDAVANVPEIEDEIELAIREAARELKSYLNRRRSLEKRRRKQEVLGRILPEMADKLASVTGRDRPNIDGALGRIMNNVLVERTVEDGTVTLAVRNHSERAEDLDVTDIVDREPTAVSDGASVVDLDDEWFVQWSPSVSAGETARLTYEVSDGDGATFDVDVEGVESEKLTVDT is encoded by the coding sequence ATGACATCGTTCCAGTCGACGCTCGGCGAGGAAGGGGGGATCGCCGAGGAGTTGGCCGAGAACCAGCGCGCCATCTCCATCGCCGAGTTCTTCGAGAAGAACAAGCACATGCTCGGGTTCGACTCCGGGGCCCGAGGGCTGGTGACCGCCGTCAAGGAGGCGGTGGACAACGCCCTCGACGCCACGGAGGAGGCCGGCATCGCCCCCGACATCTACGTCGAGATCACCGAGGTCGACGACTACTACCGACTCGTCGTCGAGGACAACGGTCCCGGGATCACGAAAGAGCAGATCCCGCGGGTGTTCGGCAAACTACTGTACGGCTCCCGGTTTCACGCTCGAGAGCAGTCACGCGGCCAGCAGGGAATCGGTATCTCCGCCGCCGTCCTCTACTCACAGCTCACCTCCGGCAAGCCCGCGAAGATCACCAGCCGAACCAAGGGGAGCGCCGACGCCCAGTATTTCGAACTCGTCATCGACACCGACGACAACGAGCCCGAGATCCGAAACGAGCGGACCACGTCGTGGGACCGGCCCCACGGGACCCGGATCGAGTTGGAGATGGAGGCGAACATGCGCGCCCGGTCACAGCTCCACGACTACATCAAGCACACCGCAGTCGTCAACCCACACGCCCGGGTGGAACTCCGGGAACCGGGCCTCGACGAGCCGCTGAAGTTCGAGCGCGGCACCGACCAGTTGCCCGCCGAGACGGAGGAGATCCGCCCCCATCCCCACGGCGTCGAACTCGGGACGCTCCTGAAGATGCTCGACGCGACGGAGTCGTACTCGGTCTCGGGCTTCCTCCAGGGCGAGTTCACCCGCGTCGGCGGCAAGACGTCGACGAAGGTGTGTGATCGCTTCCGGGACCGGCACTTCGGCCGCGAGATGGCGTGGGCGACGCCGAATCCACACGACGAGGCCGATATCGAGGACGCCCTGATCGACGCCGTCGCCAACAAGAGCGCCGACGCGACCGACTGGTTCGCCACCCGCGTCGCGGAGACGGTCGGCGACCGGGAGCGGATCGCCCACCACGACCTCGTCGAAATCGTGGGGAACCTCGCCGACGCGACCGAGGCGGAGTTCGACGAGACGTTCGGCGAGACGGTCCGGGAGAACGCCGTCGGCGCGGCCTGGGCCGAGTGTACCCGGACCGATCTCCTGACCGCGACGCTGTACGAGCGGATCGACGACGCGACCAGCACCCGGAAGGACGACGCCGCGATCCAGGGGCTGGCCGAACGGCTCGCGGACAAGTTCGCCGGGGCCGACGACCCGCGCCACCGGGCGACCCGCGACGAACTCGCGGCGTACGTCGACCGCTCGGCCGACCGGGTCGAAGAGGCCACCGGGGCCACCTTCGGCGACACCGCCCGCGAGAACGTCGTCGAGGCCTGCTGGTCGGTGATGTCCACGGTCCCGGACGACCTTCCGAAGGTGAAGACCATCGCCGACGACCGGGACACCGCCTCCGAGTTGCTGGAGGCGATGCGCGAGACGGACATCCTCGCGCCCCCGACGGGCTGTCTCTCGCCGATCACGGCCGAACTCGTCGAGGCCGGCCTGCGCAAGGAGTTCGACGCCGACTTCTACGCGGCGGCGACCCGCGACGCCGAGGTCCACGGCGGCGACCCATTCATCGTCGAGGCGGGCATCGCCTACGGCGGCGACTTGGAGAGCGACGGCTCGGCCGACGTGATGCGCTTTGCCAACCGCGTGCCCCTCGTCTACCAGCGCGGGGCGTGTGCCGTCACCGACGTCGTCAAGGGGATCGGCTGGCGGAACTACGGGCTCGATCAGCCGGGGGGTCGCGGCCTCCCCTCCGGCCCCGCGGTGGTGATGGTCCACGTCGCGTCGACGAACGTCCCCTTCACCAGCGAGTCGAAGGACGCGGTGGCGAACGTCCCGGAGATCGAGGACGAGATCGAACTCGCCATCCGCGAGGCCGCACGGGAGCTGAAGTCCTACCTCAACCGCCGGCGGTCACTGGAGAAGCGCCGGCGCAAACAGGAGGTGCTGGGACGCATCCTGCCCGAGATGGCGGACAAGCTGGCGTCGGTGACGGGCCGCGATCGGCCGAACATCGACGGCGCGCTCGGCCGCATCATGAACAACGTCCTCGTCGAGCGGACGGTCGAGGACGGGACGGTCACGCTCGCGGTGCGGAACCACTCCGAGCGCGCCGAGGACCTCGACGTGACGGACATCGTCGACCGGGAGCCGACCGCGGTGAGCGACGGGGCGTCGGTGGTCGACCTCGACGACGAGTGGTTCGTACAGTGGTCCCCGTCGGTGTCGGCGGGTGAGACGGCCCGGCTTACCTACGAGGTGAGCGACGGCGACGGGGCGACCTTCGACGTGGACGTCGAGGGCGTCGAGAGCGAGAAGCTCACGGTGGACACATGA
- the ligA gene encoding ATP-dependent DNA ligase LigA translates to MDFADFADRVADVEAETADLEITSLAAGLLADAGDDLSVVVRLLLGRVVPAWDTTTLDVGPSLCHEALARAAGTNVTADDVADRLAETGDIGAVAESLDTGGQRGLAAFAAADPDPLTVADVDDRLRALANADGSGSQDRKVDTLFGLFNRADPLAARYLARLVLSEMRIGVGEGTVRDAIAEAFDVPVDAVERALQVTNDYGAVAVRARDEGVAGLADVTLTVGRPVRAMLAQTGTVADALDAWGTVAVETKFDGARVQVHHDPDGETAVYSRNMADVTDALPELVEFVEGAVDVPVILDGEALAVDDDGNPLPFQAVLRRFRRKHDVARMREEVAVELRAFDCLHADGTDLLDVPLRDRRDHLESTLPSGRSPLTITDDPDAVADREAEALAADHEGIMLKNPDSAYTPGKRGQNWLKRKPEVETLDLVVTGAEWGEGRRANHLGTFLLSARDASTDGDDFVTIGKVATGISDERLAALSDRLEPLIQRQDGTEVDIDPTVVFEVGYEAIQESPTYGSGYALRFPRFVAVREDKTPADADSLSRIERLADD, encoded by the coding sequence ATGGATTTCGCCGACTTCGCCGACCGGGTCGCCGACGTCGAGGCCGAGACGGCCGATCTGGAGATCACGTCGCTGGCCGCGGGGTTGCTGGCCGACGCCGGTGACGACCTGTCCGTCGTCGTCCGGCTCCTGCTCGGACGGGTCGTGCCCGCCTGGGACACCACGACCCTCGACGTGGGGCCGAGCCTCTGTCACGAGGCGCTCGCGCGCGCCGCCGGGACGAACGTCACCGCGGACGACGTGGCCGACCGACTGGCCGAGACCGGCGACATCGGGGCCGTCGCCGAGTCGCTCGATACGGGCGGACAGCGGGGCCTCGCCGCGTTCGCCGCCGCCGACCCCGACCCCCTCACCGTCGCCGACGTCGACGACCGCCTGCGGGCGCTGGCGAACGCCGACGGGTCGGGGAGCCAGGACCGCAAGGTCGACACCCTGTTCGGCCTGTTCAACCGCGCCGACCCGCTCGCGGCCCGGTACCTCGCCCGCCTCGTCCTCTCGGAGATGCGGATCGGCGTCGGCGAGGGGACGGTTCGGGACGCCATCGCCGAGGCGTTCGACGTCCCCGTCGACGCCGTCGAGCGCGCGCTCCAGGTGACCAACGACTACGGTGCGGTGGCGGTTCGCGCCCGCGACGAGGGGGTGGCGGGGCTGGCGGACGTGACGCTGACCGTCGGCCGGCCGGTGCGGGCGATGCTGGCCCAGACCGGCACCGTGGCCGACGCCCTCGACGCGTGGGGGACCGTCGCCGTCGAGACGAAGTTCGACGGCGCGCGGGTGCAGGTCCACCACGACCCCGACGGGGAGACGGCCGTCTACTCCCGGAACATGGCGGACGTGACCGACGCGCTCCCCGAACTCGTGGAGTTCGTCGAGGGCGCGGTCGACGTGCCGGTCATCCTCGACGGCGAGGCGCTCGCCGTCGACGACGACGGCAATCCCCTCCCCTTCCAGGCGGTGCTCCGTCGCTTCCGGCGCAAACACGACGTGGCCCGGATGCGCGAGGAGGTGGCCGTCGAACTCCGCGCGTTCGACTGCCTCCACGCGGACGGGACGGACCTGCTCGACGTCCCCCTCCGCGACCGTCGCGACCACCTCGAATCGACGCTGCCGTCCGGCCGCTCGCCGCTCACGATCACGGACGACCCCGACGCCGTCGCGGACCGGGAGGCCGAGGCGCTGGCGGCGGACCACGAGGGCATCATGCTGAAGAACCCCGACTCGGCGTACACGCCGGGCAAGCGTGGGCAGAACTGGCTGAAGCGAAAGCCCGAAGTCGAGACGCTCGATCTGGTCGTCACGGGCGCCGAGTGGGGCGAGGGGCGGCGGGCGAACCACCTCGGCACCTTCCTCCTGTCGGCACGGGACGCATCCACCGACGGCGACGACTTCGTCACCATCGGCAAGGTGGCGACGGGTATCTCCGACGAGCGACTGGCCGCCCTGAGCGACCGGCTGGAGCCGCTGATCCAGCGGCAGGACGGAACCGAGGTCGACATCGACCCAACCGTGGTCTTCGAAGTCGGCTACGAGGCGATTCAGGAGTCGCCCACGTACGGCTCGGGCTACGCGCTCCGGTTCCCGCGGTTCGTTGCCGTCCGCGAGGACAAGACGCCCGCGGACGCCGATTCACTGTCGCGGATCGAGCGGCTGGCGGACGACTGA
- a CDS encoding DUF7557 family protein — MPQIHLDDETVARLDELRQEDEEYDEIVTELINIYEAEELTLFHSGDEV; from the coding sequence ATGCCACAGATCCATCTCGACGACGAGACTGTCGCCCGACTCGACGAACTTCGCCAGGAGGACGAGGAGTACGACGAGATCGTCACCGAACTCATCAACATCTACGAGGCCGAGGAGCTGACGCTGTTCCACAGCGGCGACGAGGTCTAA
- a CDS encoding MBL fold metallo-hydrolase: MTIRHDGCSIRWLGYATARVDDGETAVYTDPGRYGVLTGNWEPPEGVDTRHPAGPAYDARDGDVVVVTHDHHYDPDGIRRVAAPDATLVVYEGVDAERAGRPPSPEALAEREGYDLIRIGERERVEAAGVPVRSLPAYNDPEGSHTRPDGSVVHPEGFGVGYEFELGGVPVFWPGDSDVLPHHSALDVSLLLANISGSVCMDRHEAASLAADLDPDLVCPIHYDTQAFLAADSKAFAADVASRGVPVVLDEGWT; this comes from the coding sequence ATGACCATCCGTCACGACGGCTGCTCGATCCGCTGGCTCGGCTACGCGACCGCCCGCGTCGACGACGGCGAGACGGCCGTCTACACCGATCCCGGTCGCTACGGCGTGTTGACCGGTAACTGGGAGCCGCCGGAGGGCGTGGACACCCGGCACCCTGCCGGCCCCGCCTACGACGCCCGCGACGGCGACGTCGTGGTCGTCACCCACGACCACCACTACGACCCCGACGGGATCCGCCGCGTCGCCGCCCCGGACGCCACGCTCGTCGTCTACGAGGGCGTCGACGCCGAGCGCGCGGGTCGGCCGCCATCACCCGAAGCGCTCGCGGAACGGGAGGGGTACGATCTGATCCGGATCGGGGAGCGCGAGCGGGTCGAGGCGGCGGGCGTCCCCGTGCGGAGCCTCCCGGCGTACAACGACCCCGAGGGGTCGCACACGAGGCCGGACGGTTCCGTCGTCCACCCGGAGGGGTTCGGCGTCGGTTACGAGTTCGAACTCGGCGGCGTCCCGGTCTTCTGGCCCGGCGACTCCGACGTGTTACCCCACCACTCGGCTCTCGACGTCTCCCTCCTGCTGGCCAACATCTCGGGATCCGTGTGCATGGATCGCCACGAGGCGGCGTCGCTCGCGGCGGATCTGGACCCCGACCTCGTCTGTCCGATCCACTACGACACGCAGGCGTTTCTGGCCGCCGACTCCAAGGCGTTCGCGGCCGACGTTGCCAGTCGCGGCGTGCCGGTCGTTCTCGACGAAGGGTGGACGTGA
- the leuD gene encoding 3-isopropylmalate dehydratase small subunit translates to MSDDGGDDGVGVEEMKVRRVAGTGVPVRGDDIDTDQIIPARFLKTTTWEGMDQYAFYDARRDDDGELNDHPFNEYRGANVLVVNDNFGCGSSREHAPRALARWGVEAIVGESFAEIFADNCKSLGIPAATTDPETVAELQDFIEANPEAGIELDVVGETVTYDGKTVDVDIDEAMRGALVQGIWDTVALLRSNMDAIDGTAADLPYVESR, encoded by the coding sequence ATGAGTGACGACGGTGGCGACGACGGCGTCGGCGTCGAGGAGATGAAGGTGCGCCGCGTCGCCGGGACGGGCGTCCCCGTCCGCGGCGACGACATCGACACCGACCAGATCATCCCCGCACGGTTCCTCAAGACGACGACCTGGGAGGGGATGGACCAGTACGCCTTCTACGACGCCCGCCGTGACGACGACGGCGAACTCAACGACCACCCCTTCAACGAGTACCGGGGCGCGAACGTCCTCGTCGTCAACGACAACTTCGGCTGTGGCTCCTCGCGGGAGCACGCGCCGCGGGCGCTCGCCCGCTGGGGCGTCGAGGCCATCGTCGGCGAGTCCTTCGCGGAGATCTTCGCGGACAACTGCAAGTCGCTGGGTATCCCGGCGGCGACGACCGACCCGGAGACGGTCGCCGAGTTACAGGACTTCATCGAGGCGAACCCCGAGGCGGGGATCGAACTCGACGTGGTCGGGGAGACGGTCACCTACGACGGGAAGACCGTCGACGTCGACATCGACGAGGCGATGCGCGGTGCGCTGGTGCAGGGCATCTGGGACACCGTTGCCCTGCTCCGGTCGAACATGGACGCCATCGACGGGACGGCGGCCGACCTGCCGTACGTCGAGTCGCGATGA